Proteins from a genomic interval of Granulicella sp. L56:
- a CDS encoding ABC transporter permease, whose amino-acid sequence MNADAITARTGLLHRSRQQPLAALGIVLLILFTLCALFAPWLAPYDPARLDLTGRLMGPSAAHWFGTDELGRDILSRTIYGARISMIVAVSVVGLSLAVGLVAGCLSGFYGGVTDTILNIYVTNAFMSLPGILLAIAFVAFMGPGLFNVILALAISGWVGYARLVRGQVMAVKEREFVEAARALGASDLRVLCRHILPNIVQPLIVQAAIGMAGAVLAEATLSFLGLGVPPPAASWGSMLNDARSHLFDSPHLVFFPAMAVMLCVLSFNFIGDALRDYLDPRTKMETGI is encoded by the coding sequence ATGAATGCTGACGCAATCACGGCGAGGACGGGCCTGCTGCACCGCTCGAGGCAGCAGCCGCTGGCTGCTCTGGGGATCGTGTTGCTGATCCTCTTCACGCTCTGCGCCCTGTTCGCCCCGTGGCTTGCGCCCTACGATCCGGCACGACTGGATCTCACTGGACGCCTGATGGGTCCAAGCGCAGCACACTGGTTCGGCACCGACGAGTTGGGGCGGGACATTCTTTCGCGAACCATCTACGGCGCGCGAATTTCGATGATCGTCGCCGTCAGCGTTGTCGGGCTATCGCTCGCCGTGGGACTGGTGGCCGGATGTCTGTCCGGCTTCTACGGCGGAGTAACCGACACCATCCTGAATATCTATGTGACCAACGCCTTCATGTCGCTGCCGGGAATTCTGCTGGCCATCGCCTTCGTCGCCTTCATGGGGCCCGGCCTGTTCAACGTGATTCTGGCACTGGCGATCTCCGGCTGGGTAGGCTATGCGCGGCTGGTGCGCGGACAGGTGATGGCGGTGAAGGAGCGCGAGTTCGTCGAGGCAGCACGCGCCTTGGGAGCCTCCGACCTGCGTGTCCTCTGCCGCCACATCCTGCCGAACATCGTCCAGCCGCTGATTGTGCAGGCAGCCATCGGCATGGCCGGTGCCGTCCTCGCCGAAGCCACGTTGAGCTTCCTCGGGCTGGGCGTTCCGCCACCGGCAGCCAGTTGGGGATCGATGCTCAACGACGCCCGTTCGCACCTCTTCGACTCGCCACACCTCGTCTTCTTTCCTGCGATGGCGGTGATGCTCTGCGTGCTCTCGTTCAACTTTATCGGCGACGCGCTGCGAGACTATCTCGACCCGCGAACGAAGATGGAAACTGGCATTTAG
- a CDS encoding glycosyltransferase WbuB — protein MRILIYGLNYAPELTGIGKYTGEMSSWLVARGHDVHVVTAPPYYPAWSIREDYRGKLYRTEKVPGEPVVYRTPLYVPAKPTGVKRMVHLFSFMLGSLPVMLREIFWQPQIVFTVEPTFFGAPLALLVAQGSGAASWLHVQDFEVDAAFDLGLLPAEGLVHDFALGLEEFFTQAFTRVSSISHKMVERALAKGVPVARTILFPNWVDVDAIHPQARDTANSFRRELALEDKIILLYSGNMGAKQGLELLAPLARTFEDDPRVHFLFCGDGAFRPQLETLVAHLPNVTLLPLQPFSRLNDLLNAADIHLLPQRAGAADLVMPSKLTGMLSSGRPVIATADAGTQVAQVVEGCGLVVPAEDAPALHAAVQQLIDDEALRRQLGAAAREYAVEHLGKEQVLLQFEQNLQNLVLGI, from the coding sequence GTGAGAATCCTGATCTACGGCCTGAACTATGCTCCGGAACTGACCGGCATCGGCAAGTACACCGGCGAGATGTCGTCGTGGCTGGTTGCCCGGGGCCATGATGTTCATGTGGTCACCGCGCCCCCCTACTATCCGGCGTGGAGCATTCGTGAAGACTATCGCGGCAAACTCTATCGTACGGAGAAAGTTCCCGGCGAGCCTGTCGTCTACCGCACACCGCTTTATGTTCCGGCTAAGCCGACCGGGGTGAAGCGCATGGTGCATCTCTTCTCGTTCATGCTGGGGAGCCTGCCGGTGATGCTGCGCGAGATCTTCTGGCAACCTCAGATCGTCTTCACCGTGGAACCGACTTTTTTCGGCGCGCCGCTTGCGTTACTGGTGGCCCAGGGCTCGGGTGCGGCTTCGTGGCTGCATGTGCAGGACTTTGAAGTCGATGCCGCATTCGACCTGGGCCTGCTGCCCGCTGAGGGGCTGGTGCATGACTTCGCGCTGGGCCTTGAGGAGTTCTTTACCCAGGCGTTTACCCGTGTCTCCAGCATCTCGCACAAGATGGTCGAACGGGCGCTGGCCAAAGGGGTCCCCGTCGCGCGCACGATTCTTTTTCCGAACTGGGTCGACGTCGATGCCATCCATCCGCAGGCGCGCGATACTGCCAACAGCTTTCGCCGCGAGCTTGCCCTCGAAGACAAGATCATCCTTCTCTACTCCGGCAATATGGGAGCGAAGCAGGGGCTGGAGCTGCTTGCTCCGCTGGCTCGAACCTTTGAAGATGATCCTCGCGTCCACTTTCTTTTTTGCGGCGACGGAGCCTTTCGTCCTCAGCTTGAGACGCTGGTCGCGCATCTGCCGAATGTGACACTACTGCCGCTACAGCCGTTCTCACGGCTCAACGACCTGCTGAATGCGGCGGATATCCACCTGCTGCCACAGCGTGCCGGAGCGGCTGATCTGGTGATGCCCTCGAAGCTCACGGGAATGCTCTCCAGCGGGCGTCCTGTCATTGCTACCGCCGATGCTGGTACTCAGGTTGCGCAGGTAGTTGAAGGCTGCGGCCTCGTGGTCCCAGCGGAAGATGCTCCAGCGCTGCACGCTGCGGTTCAGCAGCTCATTGACGATGAAGCTCTGCGACGGCAACTCGGCGCTGCTGCCCGCGAATACGCCGTTGAGCATTTGGGCAAGGAGCAGGTGCTGTTGCAGTTTGAACAGAACCTGCAGAACCTTGTGCTCGGTATATAG